One genomic region from Clostridiales bacterium encodes:
- a CDS encoding TVP38/TMEM64 family protein has product MKSRTKTSLAQVVIGTLCAAMIALCGLFMSSGSVLLYCSAVVALSVFGVAFCAVDGEKYPHASRTMLVCAVVAAVVVGCYILYIKTGLSQKFTDFDALKQFILDSGFWGIAIFIGLTVFQVVVLPIPEAVTILLGVAIYGATWSFVLSVIGTIIGSLISFVLGKVFGRRLCNWMFGEETTEKYAKLLGDKGRFLFIIMLLFPAFPDDMLCMIAGITTMSYAYFTIVCLVTRPVMIGLTAYLGSGAIPFSGWGIPVWIAIVCLMFVVFVVVSKLKTKMENGRRKN; this is encoded by the coding sequence GTGAAATCTCGAACCAAAACGTCGCTCGCGCAGGTCGTTATCGGCACGCTATGCGCGGCAATGATAGCGCTGTGCGGACTGTTTATGTCGAGCGGAAGCGTGTTGCTGTACTGCTCGGCGGTGGTTGCGCTTAGCGTTTTCGGCGTGGCGTTTTGCGCGGTGGACGGCGAGAAGTATCCGCACGCGTCGCGCACAATGCTCGTTTGCGCCGTGGTCGCCGCGGTCGTCGTCGGGTGCTATATATTATATATAAAGACGGGACTGTCGCAAAAGTTCACTGACTTCGACGCGCTTAAACAGTTTATACTCGATAGCGGGTTTTGGGGCATTGCGATATTCATAGGGCTGACGGTGTTCCAGGTAGTCGTACTGCCTATACCCGAAGCGGTAACGATTCTCCTAGGCGTTGCGATATACGGCGCGACTTGGAGCTTCGTGCTGTCTGTTATCGGCACGATAATCGGCTCGCTCATATCGTTCGTGCTCGGCAAGGTGTTCGGGCGCAGACTGTGCAACTGGATGTTCGGCGAGGAAACGACCGAGAAGTACGCTAAGCTGCTGGGCGACAAGGGGAGGTTTCTATTCATAATCATGCTGCTGTTCCCCGCGTTCCCAGACGATATGCTGTGCATGATAGCGGGGATAACGACGATGAGCTACGCGTACTTTACTATCGTATGCCTAGTTACGCGCCCCGTCATGATCGGGCTGACCGCGTACCTCGGCAGCGGCGCGATACCGTTCTCGGGCTGGGGAATACCCGTATGGATAGCAATAGTGTGTTTAATGTTCGTTGTGTTCGTGGTCGTGAGCAAGCTGAAAACCAAGATGGAAAACGGCAGGCGAAAGAATTAA
- a CDS encoding HD domain-containing protein, which translates to MLTVKQAEHEIEIAEKLTPGLWVAHSRSAGDNARLIARKCGMDEDKAYVFGLLHDIGRRDGSWNSRHMIDGYNYMTSINEPEIARICLTHSFPIDKDISQYIDRITITDEQKLFLVEYLKGIEFDDYDLLIQLCDAISLPQGAVLMEKRLMDVALRHGVSDFSIKKWRDFFELKKLFDGKCGCNIYSFLPNVVENTFKDL; encoded by the coding sequence ATGTTGACAGTAAAGCAAGCCGAACACGAGATAGAGATCGCAGAAAAGCTCACGCCGGGGCTGTGGGTAGCGCATAGCAGGTCGGCGGGTGATAACGCGCGACTTATTGCGCGGAAGTGCGGCATGGACGAGGACAAGGCGTATGTTTTCGGGCTGCTTCACGATATAGGTCGGCGCGACGGTTCTTGGAATAGCCGACACATGATCGATGGATATAATTACATGACGAGCATTAACGAGCCCGAGATAGCGCGGATATGTCTAACTCATTCGTTTCCGATCGACAAAGATATTTCGCAGTATATAGACAGAATAACGATAACCGACGAGCAAAAGCTGTTTTTGGTCGAATATCTTAAAGGCATTGAGTTTGACGATTACGATTTGCTTATACAGCTTTGCGACGCTATATCTCTGCCGCAGGGCGCGGTGCTCATGGAAAAGCGGTTGATGGACGTTGCGCTTCGGCACGGTGTGAGCGATTTTTCCATTAAGAAATGGCGAGACTTTTTCGAGCTGAAAAAGCTATTCGACGGCAAATGCGGCTGCAATATCTATTCGTTCCTGCCTAACGTGGTGGAAAACACCTTCAAAGATTTATAA
- the rnhA gene encoding ribonuclease HI, translating to MKSVDIYTDGACSGNPGKGGWCAILLYGGKEKVLSGGDADTTNNRMEVYAAIAGLSALKEKCAVNLYSDSAYLVNAIEQRWLNNWKRNNWRTADKKEVKNQDLWRALDELLNKHEVTFIKVKGHADNEYNNRCDEYARGEIAKL from the coding sequence ATTAAATCGGTAGACATATATACGGACGGGGCGTGCAGCGGCAATCCCGGAAAAGGCGGATGGTGCGCCATACTTCTGTACGGCGGAAAAGAAAAAGTGCTGTCGGGCGGCGACGCCGATACCACCAATAACCGCATGGAAGTATACGCCGCGATAGCGGGGCTGTCCGCGCTCAAAGAGAAGTGCGCGGTCAATCTTTACTCCGACTCGGCGTATCTCGTCAACGCCATAGAGCAGCGTTGGCTGAATAACTGGAAGCGTAACAATTGGCGTACCGCCGATAAAAAAGAGGTCAAGAATCAAGACCTGTGGCGCGCGCTCGACGAGCTTTTGAATAAGCATGAAGTTACTTTCATTAAAGTAAAGGGTCACGCCGATAACGAGTATAACAACCGTTGCGACGAGTATGCACGCGGCGAAATTGCCAAGCTATGA
- a CDS encoding iron-containing alcohol dehydrogenase, whose amino-acid sequence MNIFKKAYCRIFQFVFKVALPLLPYKDPKLIESIGNIAEVLKINGKQKPLIVTDGTIVKLGLANGLTDSLTENGLSYEIYDKVVANPTSANVAEALALYRENGCDSLIAFGGGSPMDCAKGVGALVARPKKTLAKLGGILKVRKKIPLLIAIPTTAGTGSETTLACVVVDSDTRHKYAINDFPLIPKYAVLDESVTMTLPPAVVATTGMDALTHAIEAYIGKSGNKSTRRDALDAIKLVFENLPSSYTDGTQEARKNMLIASHKAGKAFSKAYVGYVHALAHSLGGKYDVPHGLANAVILPVVLREYGKAAYKKLKKIAVFCGLADKKTSPEIAENTIIEKIEKFNEQFNIPKTIDCIKDEDIAELASNAEKEANPLYPVPKLWDKKKLKTMYLKIRGDI is encoded by the coding sequence ATGAATATTTTCAAAAAGGCGTACTGCCGAATATTTCAGTTCGTATTTAAGGTGGCGCTGCCGCTACTGCCATACAAAGATCCCAAGCTTATAGAAAGCATCGGGAATATCGCCGAAGTCCTTAAAATCAACGGCAAGCAAAAGCCGCTTATCGTTACCGACGGAACTATCGTAAAACTGGGACTTGCAAACGGGCTGACCGATAGTCTTACAGAAAATGGCTTATCGTACGAGATATACGACAAGGTCGTAGCTAACCCTACTTCGGCTAACGTCGCGGAAGCGCTTGCGCTGTACCGCGAAAACGGTTGCGACAGCCTTATAGCGTTCGGAGGCGGCTCGCCTATGGACTGCGCCAAGGGCGTGGGCGCGCTCGTTGCTCGTCCCAAAAAGACGCTCGCTAAGCTGGGCGGCATACTCAAAGTGCGCAAGAAAATACCGCTCCTTATCGCCATACCCACGACCGCCGGCACGGGCAGCGAAACCACGCTCGCCTGCGTTGTCGTCGACAGCGACACTCGGCACAAGTATGCGATAAACGACTTCCCGCTTATCCCCAAGTACGCGGTGCTTGACGAGAGCGTTACAATGACTCTCCCGCCCGCGGTGGTCGCCACTACGGGTATGGATGCGCTCACCCACGCGATCGAAGCGTATATCGGCAAGAGCGGAAACAAATCGACCCGCCGCGACGCGCTTGATGCGATCAAGCTCGTGTTCGAAAACCTTCCCTCGTCCTACACAGACGGCACGCAAGAGGCGCGCAAGAATATGCTTATCGCCTCGCACAAGGCGGGCAAGGCGTTTTCCAAGGCGTACGTCGGGTACGTTCACGCGCTTGCGCACTCGCTCGGCGGAAAGTACGACGTGCCGCACGGGCTTGCCAACGCCGTTATACTTCCCGTCGTTTTACGCGAATACGGCAAAGCGGCATACAAAAAGCTTAAAAAGATAGCGGTATTTTGCGGACTTGCGGACAAGAAAACCTCGCCCGAAATCGCGGAGAATACCATTATCGAAAAGATCGAAAAGTTCAACGAACAGTTTAACATTCCCAAAACGATCGATTGCATAAAGGACGAGGACATAGCCGAGCTCGCTTCCAACGCCGAAAAGGAAGCCAACCCGCTCTACCCCGTTCCTAAGCTGTGGGATAAGAAAAAACTTAAAACTATGTATTTGAAAATTCGCGGAGATATCTAA
- a CDS encoding aldehyde dehydrogenase — protein sequence MTEQQITELVESQKAFFKSGKTLDIKYRIKMLKAFRNAIRNNLDALHEAIYKDLGKSQSESYMCETGLALSELSFMIKHANKFAKPKRSKTPLAQYVSKSYRQPSPYGTVLVLSPWNYPFLLSIDPLVDAVAAGNTVVLKTSSSSPNTSEAIKRVVESVFPPEYVAVVLGGGEVNAALENQKFDYIFFTGSKRVGTQIYENAAKTLTPVTLELGGKSPCIVDETAKIKLAAKRIVWGKFLNLGQTCVAPDYILCAESVRDKLVEEIKKQIKLQFGENPLANENYGKMINRKHFDRVTGLIDPQKTVCGGDSDGDTLKIAPTVMINVTADDPVMQEEIFGPVLPILTYKDEKEITDYVSSHDAPLAFYIFSSNRKRIKRLTTSLGFGGGCVNDVVIHLATTYMPFGGFGASGLGSYHGKVGFETFTHYKSIVNKKTWLDLPMRYQPFKKFNDFLVKKFLK from the coding sequence ATGACCGAACAACAAATTACCGAATTGGTAGAAAGCCAAAAAGCTTTTTTCAAAAGCGGAAAAACGCTCGATATTAAGTACCGCATTAAAATGCTCAAAGCGTTCCGCAATGCGATACGCAATAATCTCGACGCGCTTCACGAAGCGATTTATAAGGATTTAGGCAAATCGCAGAGCGAAAGTTATATGTGTGAAACGGGACTCGCGCTCAGCGAATTGAGCTTTATGATAAAGCACGCTAACAAATTTGCCAAGCCTAAACGCAGCAAAACACCGCTCGCGCAATACGTATCCAAAAGCTATCGCCAGCCCTCGCCATACGGCACGGTGCTGGTGCTCAGTCCGTGGAACTATCCGTTCTTGCTCTCTATCGATCCGCTCGTGGACGCTGTTGCCGCAGGCAATACTGTCGTTCTCAAAACGAGCTCATCGTCGCCCAATACGAGCGAAGCGATAAAGCGCGTTGTAGAGAGTGTGTTCCCGCCCGAATACGTTGCCGTAGTGCTCGGCGGCGGCGAGGTCAACGCCGCGCTCGAAAACCAAAAATTCGATTATATTTTCTTTACGGGCAGTAAGCGCGTCGGCACTCAAATCTACGAGAACGCCGCAAAAACTCTCACCCCCGTCACCTTAGAGCTGGGCGGCAAAAGTCCGTGCATAGTGGACGAAACGGCAAAAATCAAGCTCGCCGCCAAGCGCATAGTCTGGGGCAAGTTTCTCAACCTCGGTCAGACCTGCGTCGCGCCCGACTACATACTCTGCGCGGAAAGCGTGCGCGATAAACTCGTAGAAGAAATCAAAAAGCAAATCAAGCTTCAATTCGGCGAAAACCCGCTCGCAAACGAAAACTACGGCAAAATGATAAACCGCAAGCACTTCGACCGCGTGACGGGCTTGATCGATCCCCAAAAGACGGTTTGCGGCGGCGACAGCGACGGAGATACGCTCAAAATCGCGCCCACCGTCATGATAAACGTAACCGCCGACGATCCCGTAATGCAGGAAGAAATCTTCGGACCCGTTCTGCCTATCCTCACGTACAAGGACGAAAAAGAAATAACCGACTACGTGTCGAGCCACGACGCGCCGCTCGCTTTCTATATCTTCTCGTCTAACCGCAAGCGCATAAAACGGCTTACGACCTCGCTCGGCTTCGGCGGCGGATGCGTGAACGACGTTGTTATTCATCTCGCTACCACGTATATGCCCTTCGGCGGGTTCGGCGCGAGCGGACTCGGCTCGTACCACGGCAAGGTTGGGTTTGAAACGTTCACCCACTACAAGAGCATTGTTAATAAAAAGACTTGGCTCGATCTCCCCATGCGCTATCAACCGTTTAAGAAGTTCAACGATTTCCTCGTAAAGAAATTTTTGAAATAG
- the ruvC gene encoding crossover junction endodeoxyribonuclease RuvC has translation MRILGIDPGYAIVGYGLIEYEKGKLTPLDYGAVETPAKMPTPDRLLMIEKDITDIVTDFQPDEIAIEELFFNTNITTGIKVAQARGVVLLSCAKLCKNLFEYTPLQIKSTVTGNGNAAKSQVQFMVRSLLRLRDTPKPDDAADALAAAICHAYSAQGIKRGLK, from the coding sequence ATGCGTATATTGGGAATAGATCCCGGCTATGCGATAGTCGGGTACGGACTGATAGAATACGAAAAGGGCAAGCTCACGCCGCTCGATTACGGCGCGGTCGAAACGCCTGCCAAAATGCCGACGCCCGATCGGCTCTTAATGATAGAAAAGGATATAACCGATATAGTGACCGACTTTCAGCCCGACGAGATAGCAATAGAGGAGCTGTTCTTTAACACCAATATAACGACGGGTATCAAGGTAGCGCAGGCGCGTGGCGTAGTGCTTTTGTCATGCGCCAAGCTATGCAAAAATCTTTTCGAGTATACGCCGTTGCAAATCAAATCGACGGTAACGGGCAACGGCAACGCGGCAAAGTCGCAGGTCCAGTTCATGGTTAGGTCGCTGTTAAGATTGAGAGATACTCCCAAGCCCGACGACGCCGCTGACGCGCTCGCCGCCGCTATATGTCACGCCTATTCGGCGCAGGGCATAAAGCGCGGATTAAAGTGA
- a CDS encoding M48 family metallopeptidase yields MEYKLIRSNRKTLSICITGGEVVVKAPLKTSKEYIEKFLAEKSGWIAKKLAESKRKTDALSTVINGQNILYHGAFYAVEISAERKRTAFDNGKLLLPEKYEGNRFYAIAQWYKRIAKTELKLLLDECSARIGLKYGEFSLTNAKTKWGSCDGKCNIMLNWRLAMLDSELVEYVLVHELSHTVHHDHSAAFWQEVGKYMPRFKAAKKRLKTYSILTSLYR; encoded by the coding sequence ATGGAATATAAGCTTATACGAAGCAATCGCAAGACCTTGTCTATTTGCATAACGGGCGGCGAAGTGGTCGTTAAAGCGCCTTTAAAGACGTCTAAGGAGTATATAGAAAAATTCTTAGCGGAAAAGAGCGGTTGGATAGCTAAAAAATTAGCCGAAAGCAAGCGTAAGACGGATGCGTTATCCACTGTCATAAACGGTCAAAATATTCTCTATCACGGCGCGTTTTACGCGGTTGAGATTTCGGCGGAACGCAAGCGCACGGCGTTCGACAACGGCAAATTGCTCTTGCCCGAAAAGTATGAGGGTAATAGGTTTTACGCGATAGCGCAGTGGTATAAACGAATAGCCAAGACCGAGTTAAAACTATTGCTCGACGAGTGCTCGGCGCGCATAGGCTTAAAGTACGGCGAGTTTTCGCTCACCAACGCCAAGACCAAATGGGGCAGTTGCGACGGCAAATGCAATATCATGCTCAATTGGCGGCTCGCCATGCTCGACAGCGAGCTTGTAGAGTACGTGCTCGTTCACGAGCTGTCGCACACCGTTCACCACGACCACAGCGCGGCGTTTTGGCAAGAGGTAGGAAAGTATATGCCGAGGTTTAAGGCGGCTAAGAAAAGACTGAAAACTTATTCGATACTGACTTCATTATATAGGTAA
- the tgt gene encoding tRNA guanosine(34) transglycosylase Tgt, with amino-acid sequence MSEKFSFKEIHVCKQTGARVGEFTTPHGVIKTPVFMPVGTQATVKTLAPYEVEELGADILLANTYHLYMRPGEELVKKAGGLHKFMDWHKPILTDSGGFQVFSLSNLNKITDDGVEFSSHLDGSRHYFTPEKSIDIQNALGSDIIMAFDECSSPDCDKKYASRALDRTTRWLERCHNHHKNDEQMLFPIIQGNMFEDLRVQSARQSVPFAKCGIAIGGLSVGEPKKVMYRMLDALRPEYPQNMPRYLMGVGSPDCLAEGVLRGIDMFDCVLPTRTARNGLAYTSGGKITVRNAAYKEDFTPLDPECDCYTCTHFTRGYLRHLINAGEVLGARLISYHNLYYLTHLMARIREAIMNDRYGDFIAEMRTRKEYTDNVKPTDFADGI; translated from the coding sequence ATGTCTGAAAAGTTTTCGTTTAAGGAAATACACGTTTGCAAGCAAACGGGCGCGAGAGTGGGCGAGTTCACTACGCCGCACGGCGTTATCAAAACGCCCGTGTTCATGCCCGTCGGCACGCAAGCGACTGTCAAAACGCTCGCGCCGTACGAGGTGGAAGAACTCGGCGCGGATATTTTGCTTGCCAATACTTACCACCTGTATATGCGCCCCGGCGAGGAGCTTGTAAAAAAGGCTGGCGGGTTGCATAAGTTCATGGATTGGCACAAGCCCATTCTTACCGACAGCGGCGGCTTTCAGGTTTTTTCGCTGTCCAACCTAAACAAGATAACGGACGACGGCGTGGAGTTCAGCTCGCACCTCGACGGCTCGAGGCATTATTTCACGCCCGAAAAGTCGATAGATATTCAGAACGCGCTCGGCTCGGATATAATTATGGCGTTCGACGAGTGTAGTTCGCCCGATTGCGACAAGAAGTACGCATCGCGTGCGCTCGACCGCACTACGCGCTGGCTCGAACGCTGTCACAACCATCACAAGAACGACGAGCAAATGCTGTTCCCCATAATTCAGGGCAATATGTTCGAGGACCTTCGCGTGCAGTCGGCGCGGCAGTCCGTGCCGTTTGCCAAGTGCGGTATCGCGATCGGCGGGCTGTCGGTAGGCGAGCCCAAAAAGGTCATGTACAGAATGCTCGACGCGCTTCGCCCCGAATATCCTCAAAATATGCCGCGCTATCTCATGGGCGTGGGCAGTCCCGACTGCTTGGCGGAGGGCGTACTTCGCGGCATAGATATGTTCGACTGCGTTTTGCCTACGCGCACCGCGCGCAACGGTCTGGCGTACACGAGCGGTGGAAAAATCACTGTAAGGAACGCCGCATATAAAGAGGACTTTACTCCGCTCGACCCCGAATGCGATTGCTATACCTGCACGCACTTTACGCGCGGCTACCTTCGTCACTTGATAAACGCGGGCGAGGTGCTCGGCGCGCGACTCATTTCCTACCACAATTTGTACTACCTAACGCACCTGATGGCGCGCATACGCGAGGCGATAATGAACGACCGATACGGCGATTTCATTGCCGAGATGCGCACGCGAAAAGAGTACACCGACAACGTTAAACCTACCGATTTTGCCGATGGAATATAA
- the queA gene encoding tRNA preQ1(34) S-adenosylmethionine ribosyltransferase-isomerase QueA: MNKSDFYYDLPKEQIAQTPIEPRDSSRLLVYDSLSGNMEHLHFYDLPKLLKKGDLLVVNNTKVLPARVVGTKTDTGAKISFLLHKRIDKDTWESLCRPAKRAKVGSKLVFADDLMGEIVGEGEEGARTLRFSYDGVFEQILNRIGEVPLPHYIHNELKSIDRYQTVYAEKEGSSAAPTAGLHFTDRLMDELKAMGVEFVDVLLHVGLGTFLPVKTDEITDHKMHSEFYSVSEEAANKINAAIAEGRRVIAVGTTSVRVLESSSTPDGKVIAGSGETSIFIYPSYKFKVVKSLITNFHLPESTLIMLVSALIGRETTLDIYNTAVKEGYRFFSFGDACFFL, translated from the coding sequence ATGAATAAAAGCGATTTCTATTACGACCTGCCAAAAGAGCAGATCGCTCAAACACCTATCGAGCCGCGCGACAGTTCGCGGCTTTTGGTTTACGATAGCCTAAGCGGAAACATGGAGCATTTGCATTTCTACGATCTGCCCAAACTGCTAAAAAAAGGCGACCTTCTCGTAGTCAATAACACCAAGGTTCTGCCCGCGCGCGTCGTCGGTACCAAAACGGACACGGGCGCGAAAATATCGTTCCTATTGCATAAGCGCATAGATAAGGACACTTGGGAATCGCTTTGCCGCCCCGCCAAGCGCGCGAAAGTAGGAAGTAAGCTTGTTTTCGCCGACGACTTGATGGGCGAGATAGTGGGCGAGGGCGAGGAAGGCGCGCGCACGCTGCGGTTCAGCTATGACGGCGTGTTCGAGCAAATACTAAACCGCATAGGCGAAGTACCTCTCCCGCACTATATCCATAACGAGCTTAAAAGCATAGACAGGTATCAAACGGTATATGCCGAAAAGGAAGGCTCGTCCGCCGCGCCGACTGCAGGACTGCACTTTACCGATAGGCTTATGGACGAGCTGAAAGCTATGGGTGTGGAGTTTGTGGACGTGCTATTACACGTCGGTTTAGGTACGTTCTTACCCGTTAAGACCGACGAGATCACAGACCACAAAATGCACAGCGAGTTTTACAGCGTGAGCGAGGAAGCCGCAAACAAGATAAACGCGGCTATCGCCGAGGGTAGGCGTGTGATAGCTGTCGGCACTACGTCGGTACGCGTTCTGGAATCGTCGTCAACCCCCGACGGAAAGGTAATAGCGGGCAGCGGCGAAACGAGTATTTTCATTTATCCGTCCTATAAATTCAAGGTCGTTAAATCGCTGATAACCAATTTCCACCTGCCGGAGTCAACGCTCATAATGCTAGTAAGCGCGTTGATCGGCAGAGAAACTACGCTCGATATTTATAATACCGCAGTGAAGGAAGGGTATAGGTTTTTCTCATTTGGAGATGCCTGTTTCTTCCTTTGA